GGACGGCGGCCGGGTCCTGGCTGATCTGGCGGAGCCAGGGCGTCGTGGTGTCGGAGAGGCGGACCTGGGCGTCGTCCCAGCGGCCGAAGCGCGGGTTCACGTCGACGGCGAGGGCCTTGGAGGCGGCCGAGAAGACGTCCGTCAGCTTCTTCTGGCCCGCCGCGTCGTCGTTGGCTCCGAGCTTCGTCGCGATCTTGTTCATGAGGACGTTGCGGCGGACGAAGGCGTCGATCTGGTCGGGCGCCACGCCCTGCTCCTGGAGGAGGACGGCCGCGAGCTGGTCCTCGCCGCCGGCCTGGCGGACGAAGGAGGCCCGGGTCTGCTGGAGTTCGGCGCGGGTGGCGGTGACGCCCTGGTCCCGGGCGACCCTGTCGACGACCCGGTCGAAGATCATGACGTTGAGTTTGCGGCGGCTGAGGTCGCCGGTGGCGGCGACCAGCTGGGCGGACTGCGGCGAGGCCGCCTGCGCGGCCCGGACGTCCGCGACCTGGGCCTGCAGGCTGGAGACCTCGATCCGTTCGCCGCCGACGACGGCCGCAGCTCCTGGATGGGCGTCACTGCCGCAGGCGGTGAGCAGCGGGGCCGCGGCGAGCAGGGCGGCGGACACGGTGAGCGCAGTGCGGCGGTGCAAAGGAGCCTCCCGGGCTGGTCGTGCGTCAGTTGAACGACCTTGCGGTGATCGATGGTAGGGAGTCGCCCGGGCCGGAGCCACTCCTTCGGAGCGACTGTTTCGGAGCGACGCTTTCTGAGCGACTGTTTCCCCCAACGACTCACCCGTCACCCGGGTGTCGGCCGCCCGGGCCCTGCGGCCCGGTGTCCCCGCCGGGCCACGGGGATGGCGAGCAGGCGACCATCGCGTGAACTGGCCTTCCGGAACCGTCGTTCCCCGTGCCTTCGCTGTCATATTCGATCCGTCATGCCGAACGCCCAGCGCTCCCGACCGCTCTCCGCCCTGCTCGCCGCCCTGCTGTCCGCCGTCGCCGCCTGCGGCGGGGACGCCGTCGCCCGGGTCTTCCCCTTCGGGCCGCGCCACCGGGCCGTCAACGACCTCGCCAACCAGTTCGTGCCGTTCCACGCGCACCTGTGGGACCTGCTGCGGCGGGGCCGGGCGGACGGCGGGCTGCTGCTCGACTGGCAGGCCGGCTGGGGCACGAGTTTCCTGCCCGACTACGGCACCTACCTGTCGAGCCCCTTCGCCCCGCTGGTGGCGCTCTTCCCGCGCGGGGACATCGAGTACGCGGTGTACGGGATCACCGTCCTGAAGACGGCGCTCGCGGCGGCCGCGATGACGTCCCTGCTGCGGCGGACCGGCCCGGCCGGCGTGTGGTGGTGGGCGTCGGTCCTGGGCGCCTCGTACGCGCTGTGCGGCTGGTCGCTCGCGGAGGGCACGTACAACCCGATGTGGCTGGACGGCCTGATCGCCTTCCCGCTGCTCTGCCTGGTGGGCGAATGGGTACGGGAGGGCCGGCGGCCGCTCCTGGGCCCGCTGGTCGTGGCAATCTGCTGGTTCGCGAACTTCTACACGGCCTACATGGCGACCCTCGGCGCCGCCCTGGTGCTCCTGGTCCGCCTGGCGCTCACGGACTCCTTCCGGTGGCGGACGCTGCTCCGGGCGGCGGTGACGACGGCCCTCGGCGTCGGTCTCGCCGCCCCCGTCCTGATCCCGGTCCTCCTCGGCTCCCGGCACGCCTACCCGGGCGTGGTGCGGGACTTCGCCCCGGCGGCCGGCACGGACTTCCTGGCCCGGCTGCTCCCGGTGACGTACAGCTTCTCGACCCCGGCGGCCTTCGTCTGCACGGCGGTGCCGCTGCTCGCGGGAGCGCTGCTCTTCCGCCGGGACGCGCCGGGCCGGGAGCGGTGGCTGTGGGGCGGCCTGTGCGCGGCGGTCGCGCTGTCGATGCAGTGGACCCCGACCCACCTGCTCTGGCATGTCTTCGCCACCCCGAACGGCAGCCCGTACCGCCAGACCTTCGTCCTGTCCGGCGTCCTCGTCCTCGCCGCCTGGACGGGCCTCGCGCACGGCCTCCCGGACCGCCGCTCGCTCCTGGGCGGGGCGGCGGTCGTCCTGGCCCTCACGGCCGGGGCCCTGCCCAGCGACCTCCTCACCCCGTGGGCACTGCTCCTCGCGGGCGCGGGCCTCGCGGCGGTGGCGGGCGCGCTGCTGCTCCCCCGCCGGGGCCGGTACGGGCTCCTCGCCGCGCTCCTCGTCTCCGGCACCCTGCTCGGGCAGGCCGCGGCGACGACCGCGTACGCGGACCGGGAGCGGCTCGCCCGCCTCGACGACTACCCGCCGTGGGGCGCGGAGCACGAGCGGCGGGCGGCGGCCCTGGCGGCGGCCGACGGCTGGCCCGCGTACCGCACGGACTCCGGGCTGCCCCGGGTCGCGGGGAACGATCCGCTGCTCCTCGGCGGCCAGGGCGCCGCGTACTACAGCAGCCACACCCCGGCGGTCCTGACGGAGACCCTCGCCGCGCTCGGCGGCGGCTGGACCTCGCGCGGCCGGAACCTGCTGAGCCTGGACAACCCGGTGACGGACGCGCTGTTCGGGGTGGGCGCGCGGGGGCGGGACGGCGGGGTGGTCCGGACGGAGACGTACCTGCCGCTGGTGACGGTACGGCCCCCGGGCCCGCCCCCGGCCTACGGCCCGTCGCCCTTCCGGAACCAGGAACTCCTCCTTGGCGCCCGGGTGTACGAGGCTCCGCACGCGGGCGCGTGCCGGGTCGGTACGGAGGTCTTCCTCTGGGCCCCGGACGCCACGGGCACGGCCCGCCTCGGCGGGAACGCCCCGGTCCACCTCCTCGGCGGCACCCCGAAGCGGCGCGCGGCCCTGACCTCCCTCGGCGTCCAGACGGTGTCCGGCCTGAAGCCCGGGCTGCCGGGGCCCGGGGCACTCGGCTGCCTGGACCACGGCCGGCTCCGCACGGCGGTGGCGGCCCTGCGCGCCCGCGCG
This is a stretch of genomic DNA from Streptomyces sp. R44. It encodes these proteins:
- a CDS encoding SurA N-terminal domain-containing protein yields the protein MHRRTALTVSAALLAAAPLLTACGSDAHPGAAAVVGGERIEVSSLQAQVADVRAAQAASPQSAQLVAATGDLSRRKLNVMIFDRVVDRVARDQGVTATRAELQQTRASFVRQAGGEDQLAAVLLQEQGVAPDQIDAFVRRNVLMNKIATKLGANDDAAGQKKLTDVFSAASKALAVDVNPRFGRWDDAQVRLSDTTTPWLRQISQDPAAVPGVA
- a CDS encoding YfhO family protein, with amino-acid sequence MPNAQRSRPLSALLAALLSAVAACGGDAVARVFPFGPRHRAVNDLANQFVPFHAHLWDLLRRGRADGGLLLDWQAGWGTSFLPDYGTYLSSPFAPLVALFPRGDIEYAVYGITVLKTALAAAAMTSLLRRTGPAGVWWWASVLGASYALCGWSLAEGTYNPMWLDGLIAFPLLCLVGEWVREGRRPLLGPLVVAICWFANFYTAYMATLGAALVLLVRLALTDSFRWRTLLRAAVTTALGVGLAAPVLIPVLLGSRHAYPGVVRDFAPAAGTDFLARLLPVTYSFSTPAAFVCTAVPLLAGALLFRRDAPGRERWLWGGLCAAVALSMQWTPTHLLWHVFATPNGSPYRQTFVLSGVLVLAAWTGLAHGLPDRRSLLGGAAVVLALTAGALPSDLLTPWALLLAGAGLAAVAGALLLPRRGRYGLLAALLVSGTLLGQAAATTAYADRERLARLDDYPPWGAEHERRAAALAAADGWPAYRTDSGLPRVAGNDPLLLGGQGAAYYSSHTPAVLTETLAALGGGWTSRGRNLLSLDNPVTDALFGVGARGRDGGVVRTETYLPLVTVRPPGPPPAYGPSPFRNQELLLGARVYEAPHAGACRVGTEVFLWAPDATGTARLGGNAPVHLLGGTPKRRAALTSLGVQTVSGLKPGLPGPGALGCLDHGRLRTAVAALRARAATSVRVTPDGIRATLPPGATGTAVVAAPHIAGWHCEGAAPVPYGGLLAVPARTGLSCAFRPPGLRAGLAAGALALLGLAVVLMRVRTGRRPRPGAPAEGVAARPRDGSARVRPRAG